The Petrocella atlantisensis genome has a window encoding:
- a CDS encoding sensor domain-containing diguanylate cyclase, with product MNEKITFKKTEWFKLCAISILVIFPLTLLPSPYDRIVAFFIVLITLIKFTYANKQEDFLSQQRLKELSTSSNDQVRMLRSQRIMLELSNTMIQVSGLKELMSIILNKAIEVIPKAKFGSILVMNHEGNLEFQAIVGFDDDLYNITLDPKESYQWQATGGHFSGPIIIEDLLKYSKDFINESTFNSMKDIDALSLKSSLSAPILIDGQFYGSINIDSEENNMFDEQDVTLMAYFANQATIAITNHQLYEKLLHLSKYDGLTKVLNRPYFEELFENNLARSKRKGEKVTLVVVDLDNFKQINDLYGHSVGDLVLATFAERFSHLIRETDLLARYGGDEFVIVFFNSDYEQTLIKMEKIHLKITNQSIDLTPVKQKMHCSFSYGLGEFPRDGDSLKTLFHIADHRMYDMKPK from the coding sequence ATGAATGAAAAGATAACCTTCAAAAAAACTGAATGGTTTAAATTATGCGCTATATCCATCTTGGTGATATTTCCACTCACTTTACTCCCCTCACCTTATGACCGGATCGTAGCTTTCTTTATCGTCCTGATTACTTTAATTAAATTTACTTATGCCAATAAACAAGAGGATTTTCTATCACAACAAAGACTGAAGGAACTTAGTACCAGCTCAAATGACCAAGTTCGTATGTTACGTTCTCAAAGAATTATGTTAGAACTTAGTAATACCATGATTCAAGTTAGCGGTCTTAAGGAATTAATGTCTATTATTCTAAACAAAGCAATTGAGGTCATCCCAAAAGCGAAATTCGGTTCCATCCTGGTCATGAATCATGAAGGTAACTTAGAATTTCAAGCCATTGTGGGCTTTGATGATGATTTATACAACATTACCCTTGATCCTAAGGAATCCTATCAGTGGCAAGCTACCGGTGGCCATTTTAGCGGTCCCATTATCATTGAAGATTTGTTGAAATACTCAAAGGACTTTATTAATGAAAGCACATTCAACTCAATGAAAGATATAGATGCCCTAAGCCTTAAGAGCTCGTTGAGTGCGCCTATACTTATTGACGGACAATTCTATGGTTCAATCAACATCGATAGTGAAGAAAATAATATGTTTGATGAACAAGATGTCACGCTTATGGCTTATTTTGCTAATCAAGCCACCATCGCCATAACCAACCACCAACTCTATGAGAAGCTTTTGCATCTATCAAAATACGATGGCTTAACCAAAGTGCTCAACCGTCCATATTTTGAAGAACTTTTCGAAAATAACCTCGCCAGGAGCAAACGCAAGGGTGAAAAAGTTACCTTGGTCGTTGTTGATCTTGATAATTTCAAACAAATTAACGATTTGTATGGTCATTCAGTCGGCGACTTAGTTTTAGCCACTTTTGCTGAGCGGTTCAGCCATTTAATACGCGAAACGGATTTACTAGCACGGTATGGGGGCGACGAATTTGTTATCGTTTTTTTCAACAGTGACTATGAACAGACCTTAATCAAAATGGAAAAGATACACCTCAAAATTACAAATCAATCTATAGACTTAACACCCGTTAAGCAAAAAATGCACTGTTCTTTCAGTTATGGTCTTGGAGAATTTCCAAGAGATGGAGACAGTCTAAAGACGTTATTTCATATAGCTGATCATAGAATGTATGATATGAAACCCAAATGA
- a CDS encoding alpha-amylase family glycosyl hydrolase, protein MKNIKKIWHEIYGDLYEDADKMLEPFLESIEAVKKEHFSQVSTSDHTWYKDAVVYSTYGDLFNKDLNGLKEKLDYIQDLGANCLWLLPILESPMKDAGFDISDYEGIRASLLGLPEEATSEEKNTKFIAFIDEAHKKGIKVIFDIAMNHCSIEHEWFKEARKSKDSPMRDYFIWSTDTSLYKEARIIFKGMCDSNWEHDPTTDEYYFHRFFEIQPDLNYRNPQVLIKMTKALMNWQIKGVDGFRADAVPYIWKEEGTICENLPKTHKVVQFFRAVLDYLKPGTLLLAEACQPPKEVVDYFGEDNECNGAYHFPVMPRVYKAIAEEKKDAIEMVLQPSFTPDIPKNSQWFMFLRCHDELTLEMVTPEERKYIFDHYAKDPSWDFRQGEGISARLADLMDRNLDRILLANSIMFTLLGTPIVFYGDEFAKGNDIAYYEKMYKETGYKDTRYLGRGTIDWPEVEAKLADAESLEYKTYHGIKKMIEIRNNYKVFGRGERIFIDVKDEKGDINKAILAYERTYEEESVLILQNLSQKEQHVLSPELNEMAQDLLGQKMIWKANKLVLPPYGYHWC, encoded by the coding sequence ATGAAAAATATTAAAAAAATATGGCATGAAATCTATGGTGATTTGTATGAGGATGCGGACAAAATGTTAGAACCGTTTCTTGAATCCATTGAAGCGGTTAAAAAAGAGCATTTTAGTCAAGTGAGTACATCAGATCATACATGGTACAAAGATGCGGTGGTGTACTCAACATATGGTGATCTATTTAATAAAGATTTGAATGGTTTAAAAGAAAAACTAGACTATATTCAAGACTTAGGTGCAAATTGCCTTTGGTTGTTACCAATCTTGGAATCACCTATGAAGGATGCCGGATTTGATATATCCGATTATGAAGGCATACGTGCATCACTCCTTGGTCTGCCCGAAGAGGCTACTTCAGAAGAAAAAAATACGAAATTCATAGCATTCATTGATGAAGCGCATAAAAAGGGGATTAAAGTAATCTTTGATATTGCCATGAATCATTGCTCTATAGAACATGAATGGTTTAAAGAAGCTAGAAAGTCAAAAGATTCGCCTATGCGAGATTACTTTATATGGTCGACGGATACATCATTATATAAAGAAGCAAGGATAATTTTTAAGGGCATGTGTGATAGCAATTGGGAACATGACCCAACAACAGACGAATATTATTTCCATCGATTTTTTGAGATACAACCGGATTTGAATTATCGAAATCCTCAAGTACTTATAAAAATGACAAAAGCACTAATGAATTGGCAGATTAAGGGTGTAGATGGCTTTAGAGCGGATGCTGTTCCATATATATGGAAGGAAGAAGGCACCATTTGTGAAAATCTTCCCAAAACCCACAAAGTGGTTCAGTTTTTTAGAGCTGTCCTAGATTACTTAAAACCAGGAACATTATTACTTGCGGAAGCATGCCAACCCCCCAAAGAAGTTGTTGATTATTTTGGGGAAGATAATGAGTGTAATGGCGCCTATCATTTTCCGGTTATGCCAAGAGTCTACAAGGCTATCGCTGAAGAGAAAAAGGATGCCATAGAAATGGTCCTTCAACCCAGTTTCACACCGGATATCCCAAAAAACAGTCAATGGTTTATGTTTTTAAGATGTCACGATGAATTAACCTTAGAAATGGTAACCCCTGAGGAACGTAAATACATATTCGACCATTATGCAAAGGACCCTAGCTGGGACTTTAGACAAGGTGAAGGCATATCAGCCAGATTAGCAGATCTGATGGATAGAAATCTAGACAGAATCTTGCTTGCCAATTCCATTATGTTTACGTTACTTGGCACACCTATCGTTTTTTATGGGGATGAATTTGCTAAGGGTAATGATATTGCTTATTACGAAAAAATGTATAAAGAAACCGGCTACAAGGATACAAGGTATCTAGGACGTGGTACTATAGATTGGCCGGAAGTTGAAGCGAAATTAGCAGATGCTGAGTCACTAGAATATAAGACCTACCATGGTATTAAGAAAATGATAGAAATAAGAAACAACTATAAAGTTTTTGGTCGTGGTGAAAGAATCTTTATAGATGTTAAAGATGAAAAAGGTGACATCAATAAAGCGATTCTTGCTTATGAAAGAACCTATGAGGAAGAATCAGTTTTAATATTACAGAATCTATCGCAAAAAGAGCAGCATGTATTATCACCAGAGTTAAATGAAATGGCGCAGGATTTACTTGGACAGAAGATGATCTGGAAAGCAAATAAGCTGGTATTGCCACCTTACGGTTATCATTGGTGTTAA
- a CDS encoding winged helix-turn-helix transcriptional regulator, translated as MTTTNQGFEIIQDIMKLRWIPEILMTISMGYSNYSDILNHIEGLSHTELNRKLALLTEKKAIIKESDHIRSGYILTDFGSDLEHIFKHFLDIAEKYEPLLAK; from the coding sequence ATGACGACAACAAATCAAGGTTTTGAAATAATACAAGATATCATGAAGTTGAGATGGATACCGGAAATACTCATGACCATATCCATGGGCTATTCCAATTACTCTGACATACTCAATCATATTGAAGGTCTAAGTCACACTGAGCTTAACCGAAAGCTAGCACTGCTTACTGAGAAAAAAGCTATTATCAAGGAAAGTGACCATATAAGATCCGGCTATATCCTTACTGATTTTGGCTCTGATTTAGAGCATATTTTTAAGCATTTTTTAGACATCGCCGAAAAATACGAACCACTTCTAGCCAAATAG
- a CDS encoding Dps family protein, with protein sequence MKHIEKMNVYLANLSIWNVKLHNLHWNVTGMQFMPLHQFTEAMYDKTFAAYDDVAEHIKIKGFKPLVKVKDYLEVATIKELDFKDFTANEVLDYVGSDIELMRDFAVEIRNLADEESDFTAVGLFEDYIADFEKNLWFLRQIKG encoded by the coding sequence ATGAAACATATTGAGAAAATGAATGTGTACCTAGCGAATCTATCTATTTGGAATGTTAAGCTTCATAATTTACACTGGAATGTAACCGGAATGCAATTTATGCCTTTGCATCAATTTACGGAAGCTATGTATGATAAGACATTTGCAGCCTATGATGATGTAGCAGAGCATATTAAGATTAAAGGCTTTAAACCACTGGTTAAAGTGAAGGATTATCTTGAAGTTGCAACAATAAAAGAGTTAGATTTCAAAGATTTTACAGCAAATGAAGTACTAGATTATGTAGGAAGTGACATTGAGCTCATGCGTGATTTTGCAGTTGAAATCCGTAACCTAGCCGATGAAGAAAGTGACTTTACTGCGGTTGGCTTGTTTGAAGATTATATAGCTGACTTTGAGAAGAACCTATGGTTCTTAAGACAAATTAAAGGTTAA
- a CDS encoding response regulator transcription factor, with amino-acid sequence MYQVVIIDDEAVIRKGLIGYINWQDLNCEIVGDFDNGLQAIEYLKNSSVDIVISDIKMPGANGIEVAKFVYEYHPHAKTILYTGYSDFEYAKSAIQYNVSDFIVKPSTIENIINTIQQTTKKIDEQRLKDHHIQSLELKLSDVKKKEKLKVIKNFVEGIKMDPSTLEDTLKSHDISVDQFCLLLYKISGLNTENHPQTIQFINLSLNDLDQYTFLLNDSTYGSLVAFDQHIDYDPIELLANKCHDINSFVDEYIKEQIFIGISNLHTNLETAPIAFMEAQRCLDNSFYGKNHLTIYSNFDGPKENPSFVEINLERIMHCITKDKCDEAIEIIMSMFTTMSNNKEPIDYIKSMGIAIYTICINAIHKHNLNLTDVFVNQEPYRQILNASCIDDLTQVLCHMIRTITQYLCEGNNYYIITQVNAYMESHYHRPIKLKDISEHVHINSSYLSRLYKDKTGQTITETLRNLRIEKAKQLLKTDNIKTYTIAVLVGFDDPAYFSYVFKQHTGYSPSQYKNNTQT; translated from the coding sequence ATGTATCAAGTCGTAATTATTGATGACGAAGCTGTTATTAGAAAAGGTCTCATTGGCTATATTAATTGGCAAGATCTTAACTGTGAGATTGTTGGAGATTTTGATAATGGTCTACAAGCAATTGAGTATCTAAAAAACTCATCTGTTGATATTGTAATTTCCGACATCAAGATGCCAGGCGCGAATGGGATAGAAGTCGCTAAATTTGTATATGAGTATCATCCCCATGCTAAAACAATTCTTTATACTGGTTATTCTGATTTTGAATATGCGAAATCAGCTATCCAATATAATGTTTCTGATTTCATCGTAAAGCCCTCAACGATAGAAAATATTATAAATACAATTCAACAAACAACAAAGAAAATAGATGAACAACGATTGAAAGATCATCATATTCAATCCTTAGAGTTAAAACTAAGTGATGTTAAGAAGAAAGAAAAATTGAAAGTTATAAAGAATTTTGTTGAGGGTATAAAGATGGATCCATCTACTCTTGAGGATACCTTAAAATCACATGATATATCTGTGGATCAATTTTGTTTATTACTGTATAAAATATCCGGCCTAAATACAGAAAATCACCCTCAAACCATTCAATTCATAAACCTGTCTCTAAATGATTTGGATCAATACACCTTTTTATTGAATGATTCGACTTATGGTTCACTTGTTGCATTTGATCAACACATTGATTATGACCCTATAGAACTTCTGGCAAATAAATGCCATGACATTAATAGTTTTGTAGATGAATATATAAAAGAGCAGATTTTTATTGGGATAAGTAACCTCCACACCAATTTAGAAACAGCGCCAATCGCATTTATGGAAGCACAAAGATGTCTGGACAACTCATTTTATGGTAAAAATCATTTAACGATTTATTCAAATTTTGATGGGCCAAAAGAAAATCCTAGCTTTGTAGAAATAAATCTTGAGCGTATTATGCACTGCATAACAAAAGATAAATGTGATGAAGCGATAGAAATTATTATGTCAATGTTTACAACAATGAGTAACAACAAAGAACCCATTGATTATATTAAATCTATGGGTATTGCCATCTATACCATTTGCATCAATGCCATACATAAGCATAATTTGAATCTTACTGATGTATTTGTTAATCAAGAACCTTATAGGCAGATACTGAATGCTTCTTGTATAGATGATCTCACTCAAGTCCTCTGTCATATGATTAGAACCATAACCCAATATTTATGTGAAGGTAATAACTATTATATCATTACACAAGTAAACGCTTATATGGAAAGCCACTATCATCGTCCCATTAAGTTAAAAGACATTTCAGAACATGTACATATTAACAGTTCTTACTTAAGTCGCTTATATAAGGATAAAACCGGTCAAACAATTACCGAGACCTTAAGAAATCTCCGCATAGAAAAGGCCAAACAATTGCTGAAGACAGATAATATAAAAACCTATACAATTGCTGTACTTGTTGGTTTTGATGATCCTGCCTATTTCTCTTACGTTTTTAAGCAACATACCGGGTATTCACCAAGTCAATACAAAAATAACACCCAAACTTAA
- a CDS encoding sensor histidine kinase — MILFSKLFKRILKPNFIFDNHLRNKIIMIVLISILLPTVLFFIYIYTFVSDYFYTHYVDTSISQATSHLEDSIVTNLRILENSYHLLLSNQSIRENLYIQEQTEPSYYNDQLVKLNIETELKYIMGNDFAFNSGLIESVFIFSNSDAYYALLFNYLPDESLLNYNLDFYDLYKQENESIIRYNESNKTIYYMKTIDDYITGEKLGKVLIGIDFEVLKGEYESDDYRDWISLIYDNDGIYRFNTNPDLIGLPVSEEILEHAAYKKTTRITSDNESYLVLSEHINDLDLTLINYAPIQYFGRDFWRFLPDYVYFIILSVLISIVVGIYSVSYITEPLEKITLTIADVSNSNFKAKMPMYKYKELNDLSIVYNKMIDQIQYLFNEVYEKQLLVQESELKALHAQINPHFIFNVLETITWEARISENEKIEQMITALAQLLRSNFSFTNQEKYVIEHELDYINFYLYLQTVRFVERLSYTIDISSDSLLQLYIPKFSIQTLVENAIIHGIEKKTGNSHLTIKVEECDHELHILVEDDGIGFDASILDLSGHNRPSPNQHIGLQNVDRRIKLLYGDHYGIHINSIIGQGTTAEILIPKDKEA; from the coding sequence ATGATACTTTTTTCTAAACTTTTTAAGCGTATCCTCAAACCAAATTTTATATTTGATAATCATTTACGTAATAAAATCATTATGATTGTTTTGATTTCAATATTACTACCTACAGTTTTATTCTTTATTTATATATATACATTCGTAAGTGACTACTTTTATACACATTACGTTGATACATCTATTTCCCAAGCAACAAGCCATCTTGAAGATAGTATTGTAACCAATCTTAGAATCTTAGAAAACAGCTATCACCTATTACTATCGAATCAAAGTATTAGAGAAAATCTTTATATCCAGGAGCAGACTGAACCCTCTTATTATAATGACCAACTTGTAAAGCTTAATATAGAAACAGAGCTTAAATATATTATGGGCAATGATTTTGCTTTTAATAGTGGTTTGATTGAATCTGTTTTTATTTTCTCGAATTCTGATGCTTACTACGCCTTACTCTTCAATTATCTCCCCGACGAATCACTACTTAATTATAATCTAGATTTCTATGATCTATATAAACAAGAAAATGAATCCATTATTAGATACAATGAAAGCAACAAAACAATCTATTATATGAAAACAATTGATGACTATATAACGGGAGAAAAACTGGGAAAGGTACTCATCGGCATTGACTTTGAAGTATTAAAAGGTGAGTATGAATCGGATGATTATCGTGACTGGATATCCCTTATCTACGATAATGATGGCATCTATCGATTTAATACTAATCCCGATTTAATCGGATTACCGGTATCAGAAGAAATCCTAGAACATGCTGCTTACAAAAAAACAACACGCATAACAAGTGATAATGAATCATATCTTGTTCTATCAGAGCATATCAATGACTTAGATCTCACTTTGATTAATTATGCGCCTATACAGTATTTTGGCAGGGATTTTTGGCGTTTCTTACCTGATTATGTATATTTTATTATTCTAAGTGTCTTAATCTCTATTGTTGTTGGTATCTACTCTGTTAGTTATATTACTGAGCCTTTAGAAAAGATTACATTGACAATCGCCGATGTTAGTAACAGTAATTTCAAGGCAAAAATGCCAATGTATAAGTACAAAGAATTAAATGATTTAAGTATTGTTTATAATAAAATGATCGATCAGATACAATACTTGTTTAACGAAGTTTATGAGAAGCAACTTCTTGTTCAAGAAAGTGAATTAAAAGCACTCCATGCACAAATTAATCCTCACTTTATCTTTAATGTACTTGAAACGATTACGTGGGAAGCGAGAATAAGTGAAAATGAAAAAATTGAGCAAATGATTACCGCCCTTGCACAACTATTACGTAGTAACTTTTCTTTTACTAATCAAGAAAAATATGTCATAGAACACGAACTGGATTACATTAATTTTTATCTTTATTTACAAACCGTTCGTTTTGTTGAAAGATTATCCTACACTATTGATATAAGTTCTGATAGTCTGTTACAACTATATATACCTAAATTTTCAATACAAACTTTAGTAGAAAACGCTATTATTCATGGTATTGAAAAAAAGACCGGCAACAGTCATTTAACAATAAAAGTTGAAGAGTGTGATCATGAACTTCACATTCTAGTTGAAGATGATGGCATTGGCTTTGACGCCAGTATTTTAGATCTTTCAGGACATAATAGACCATCTCCAAATCAACACATTGGTCTGCAAAATGTTGATCGACGTATCAAATTACTTTATGGTGATCATTATGGGATTCATATTAATAGCATCATTGGTCAAGGTACCACTGCTGAAATACTAATCCCGAAAGACAAGGAGGCATAA
- a CDS encoding TRAP transporter substrate-binding protein: MKKLLSMLLVAVMIMSLAGCASEEAPSNETGETEAETTGETTETETEAPAAEVITLRVAHNQTSLDNPYQFGLNKFAEEIARLSGGTIVAEVFPGTLGTNENELAMKLTTDSVDMVVASPGFMAGTGVQEFDLLSLLYLFDSFDHWETTIDGEFGDTMKDLIVEKTNNDFKVVGYYSSGVRNYYGKKPITVPSDSAGLNIRLQGSPVQQEFWKSAGANPISVGWAELYQALNTGTADAAENDHTNMMLQGHHTTDNGKYTSLTYHDYTTRLLLMNGHAFDKFTEEQQGWILEAAEASVAEERAVTYKMLDESRDKILADGGEINEVDLEAFKTLALPIQDKYAEENNLQDLLELTRK; the protein is encoded by the coding sequence ATGAAAAAATTATTATCCATGTTATTAGTAGCAGTAATGATTATGAGCTTGGCGGGATGTGCAAGTGAAGAGGCACCAAGCAATGAGACAGGCGAAACAGAGGCAGAAACAACAGGGGAAACAACAGAGACAGAGACAGAAGCACCAGCAGCAGAAGTCATCACACTTCGTGTAGCGCACAACCAAACATCACTTGACAACCCTTACCAATTCGGACTCAACAAATTTGCAGAAGAAATTGCAAGATTATCCGGTGGGACCATTGTAGCAGAAGTATTTCCGGGGACTCTTGGAACCAATGAAAATGAGTTAGCCATGAAACTAACAACCGATTCAGTGGACATGGTTGTAGCATCACCAGGCTTTATGGCAGGTACAGGCGTACAAGAGTTTGACCTTCTATCCTTGCTATACTTATTTGATAGCTTTGATCACTGGGAAACAACCATTGATGGCGAGTTCGGTGACACCATGAAAGACTTAATCGTAGAAAAAACCAACAATGACTTTAAAGTTGTAGGATATTATTCATCAGGCGTTCGTAACTATTATGGTAAGAAGCCAATCACAGTTCCATCAGATTCAGCAGGACTAAACATTAGGTTACAAGGTTCTCCAGTTCAACAAGAGTTCTGGAAAAGTGCCGGTGCTAACCCAATCAGTGTAGGCTGGGCAGAACTTTATCAAGCCCTTAATACAGGAACTGCTGATGCAGCAGAAAACGATCATACCAATATGATGTTACAAGGTCACCATACGACAGATAATGGTAAATATACATCTTTAACCTATCATGACTATACAACAAGATTATTACTCATGAACGGACATGCATTTGATAAGTTCACAGAAGAGCAACAAGGTTGGATTCTTGAAGCTGCTGAAGCATCTGTTGCAGAAGAAAGAGCCGTTACTTACAAAATGTTAGATGAGTCTAGAGACAAGATTCTTGCAGATGGCGGAGAAATCAACGAAGTTGACTTAGAAGCGTTTAAAACATTAGCACTTCCTATCCAAGACAAATATGCAGAAGAAAACAATCTACAAGATTTATTGGAATTAACCAGAAAATAA